In Ooceraea biroi isolate clonal line C1 chromosome 6, Obir_v5.4, whole genome shotgun sequence, the genomic stretch GCGTTTATTGGCAATTTTTGAAGTTTCGGATGGGAGAACCGTATTTCCATTTCTCCAACTTATTATCTGAGAATTTTCGGCTTTAGTGAGATTCCTCTTGTTAAAGATTCGCAAAACCGAATGcgtaaaaagataatatttattatattgtatactgCCTCGATATGTATAGAAAgtatccactcttaaaaaaaccgtgttaaatcaaattgaaatcattgttgcctcttttccgcgacgctgattggttatctcgattcgcgttgtgcgttatattcagtttagattaccatcgcgcggctgtcttcgcgtggaggttaacaatttggtagagtgtgataattgtgcatataataaataatagatataagatattattattcgaaaacattattaatattgaaaaataaaatagcgcgcgcctgtgttgtactaataacgatataaatagcacagaactccttggaaaaagaaaaaacttttaatggctagaactttttcatttttaaatctaaaggattttcaatcgtcgaagcctcttcgcaatatgccaaataacaatataagtagcacagaactcctcagaaaaaaaattttaatagctagaactttttcatttattgttttaacaaattttaaatcatcgagaactctaggcaatatgccaattaacaatataaatagcacagaactcctcggaaaaagaaataattcgttaaaacaataaatgaaaaagttctagctattaaaatttttttcttttccgaggagttctgtgctatttatattgttaattggcatattgcctagagttctcgatgtgttattagtacaacacaggcgcgcgctattttatttttcaatattaataatgttttcgaataataatatcttatatctattatttattatatgcacaattatcacactctaccaaattgttaacctccacgcaaAGACAGCCGCGTGATTATGCACTTTTCTTTAAgacacatatatttatttactatattTGTACCACGtatcttttacatatttatttcatatcaatttgcatttatgtgtttatatatttatctacatTAACCAGTTAAACtactaattatattaaattttgagtTTGATATTGATTGATTACTACTGGTTTATTAAACCAGTAGATTAAAGCTCACACTCCGctaaactattatataaattatcctAATGAAACATGAATGTAACGTAATGCTGTAACGATCATTTGGCTGGAGATAACTAGATACTATTTTTCGATTTCTATTTTGAAAACCAGCGGAGAGATGCTGAatcctatttatataaaggtCGTTCAAGCAAACGTTATGGTGCTAAATTCGATACGAAAATCCATGGGACCACTTGAGCGTTGGGGACAGCGGCGGCATAGAGAGGAATGGAACCGTTCGCAGCAGATGAAAATAAAGCGGGTCGATTCGGAAGCCAGCCTCGGATCAATTCGTATTCATTTAGCGCGCAGGTGTTGTTAACGGTGAAAAATTGTCGTTACCTTTTTCACAGCGCCCGCGATCAATGAAAGACACTCGTTATTTCGCCGCCTCAGAAGGGTGGATACGAAACTTTCCAATGATTTATCGTTCGTAACATTTTCCTGTCGTTCCCTCGACAGGAGCAACTGCGAATACCTCAAAAGGGGAAAGCCCGAGTTTTCGGCATTGTTTCGCGAAAGCGTGCATTTGCGAACGACAGAGGCGCACGATTTCCTATGGTTGTTCCTGAGTATCGCACATTGCAGCTttgcaatcaattttttaagtatAGTAGCATTTAGTTGTAATGAATTGGCAGACATGTATTCATGTATCCGAGTTTCTTTCGAAAACTTGAAAGACTTAATTTCTGATTTCCGTGTATAAATGGGTCTCGTAATTATTTGATAACTAATCGTTatgtttctattttctttgttGCAGGTGAGATATTCGTACAAAGCACGGCCACgaaagattatttatttccgCATCGATCACTGGGTcatgataaatttattcgcTAGTGGCTCGGTCGACTCTGCGAAGGCTTTAAAGCTTTAAGCGGGCGACGCGATAATCTCAACGAGGCAGGAGAAATGCTCGCGTTGATACGATATAAAGcggaatttcattttaatacgACATCGCGACACTTTGCGAGAATTAATTGAATCCATTTCGCCGTCGCGTCACATACCGTCTCTCGCCGGGATCTCTTTtccttcatatttttttccctctttttttaaCGCGTCTGCTTCTATCGAGAGGGCTGCCATTTCGTCACGTCGTATCTAATTACGGAACTGAGCGAACGACAGCTAATTACACAATTGAATTCGCACGCAGCGTCACAATCGAAAGAAGTTTTCTGTTAAGTACGCAGAGATTAAACAACATCAGCATCATAAAATCTCTTTCGTTTCCCCAAAGTCTCGTCTTTCATCTCGAGATAGTCTCCAAATAGTTTCATCGACTGCCAATTGGTTTCAGTGACAAAGTACATAACATTTGTGTATCGTAATTACTTTTTCAATGAGCGGAAAGGCCAGACGTAGTTTCCGTTTAATCCATCTAACGCGATTTGCTGAAAATACATATCCCGTTAGTTCATTACTGCATAATGGGACTGGCTACGTTGTTACGCCGCTTCCCGTGATACGGCGTGACGTTACATGATGTGATATGACGTACCGTGACAAAGCGTGAGCTCAGGCCGCGTGATAACAATGTGTCTCTAGACATCCTCGCGAGGGCTTAGAATTTGAGAAAGGTGAAAAGGGGAGAGGCTCGAAGGGATGTAGACGTCGAGGAGCGTCCATAGAATGGCGAGCAGAAAAATTGCGTGATGCATGCCCGGGCGGGGCAAAACGGGGCGACTGAGTCTGCTCTTCCACCCTCTTCTGCACCTTCCTGCCGTAAGCCGGGGATGATAGCGCGGAGCGTCTCGATTCACGCTCGACGATGAGGTCAGGAGGGACGACGAGAAAGGAGGAGGATCCTCGAGCCAGATGTAAGAGAAGGATTATCTCGCGTCGGGTTTCGAATCTGATAGCAAGCGTGCGCGGTGCGGGGTAGAAAGAGGGGAGACGGAAGAACCGGGCGAGCTTCGTCGAAGCCGCGGCTGCGGTCGGGGGTGGGTGGTGCTTTTAAGGTATTGGCCCCGGAAGCGGGGGATGAGAGTCAGCAAGACCGCGGCGCCAAGCCGCGCTCACGAACATACCTTGACGTATTACGCACGTAAAATGGAACTCTCGTGGCTGTCGAGTGACACCGGGACGATGATAACGCCGCTCACATTCGGCGGGAACGTGCATCGTTCACCCTCGTCGATTGCGTCGACATAGGTAAATCGCGGGTACATGCCCTTCAGACCGTTAGCTGCGTCGCGTGGATTCCAGATGCTGCGAGATTAGCCCGTTGAATTGCCCGTTGAGTCGCTtatttctcgttctctttgaTGCCTCTTTGATGAGTCCGACTCTCCCGCGAGGTTCGCGAATTATCAGTCGTCTCTCGTTGCAAATGTCCGCCGCACGTCCATTGGCAAGCTGATCCACGTCGAAAGCGCATCCCGCGCTCTGCAACTTCGGAGGGGAAACTTTCGCCGGGGGTGAGCGATTTATTCGGAGAAACTCACGTCTGGCGCGAACCCGACGCGATGCTTTGATTGATTTTTGATCTTCGCGATCTTTGATCGAATGACTTCGCAATATCGTGAGCAGGCGCTGCTATTGTCATATACTTATGGCGCAATGTATGACGTcagaattgaaaaaatatattaccatAAAATAAGTTACATTGGATGGGCGTAATTATCGAGTTAAATATCTCTTATTTTGATTGTTATGTTATACGTCAACTATTTTCAGTTTTCtccgaatttatttttcaagcgtcgatgataataataaaattattcttattgtCAGTTAACTATTCTTGAAACATATCAGTATAATCTGTTTTTCTAACAAAAGTTGCAGATCAATAATTCTCTTCTAAATTCGTTACCGTTGCTTAAATAGTGATCGAGAAGAATTTGTGATTATTGAATGAAGTTCTAATCAGTTATCATTGGTTATTGGGAGATATATTCATCTTCTGACGCATTGTGCGCCCGATTTAGatgtatgttataattttgtgAGGATTTCCGGAAATATTGTGGCAGCTGTTGACGTATATTTCGGTACAATGTAATACGTCAGAATTTGAGGTCGGCTATTATCGAGATGCCTATTTCGCGCcgtttgtataattaatgtataaagttATCGACATTTGCTTCAGCATGAAAAacatctgttttatttttcactactataattttacattttattcttgTGTGTGATTacttcttttaaatatatacgatgccacttttattttaatgtttgtcATTTTTATTGGCAGAAACAGTATGTCTCTTTACATTcctattattatcttattattatcaattatagtTCGCATTATCTATGACAATCGTTAGTCCATCGTAACACAAAGTTATTTCGATTTTGTCGATTTTTCatgaaagttttttttaaatatgagaGATTTCTGGAGAAAATCACTGGGAGAGAATTTTTCCATTGTAATCGGCAAATGTAATTACGCGTACGATATATCGCAGTACTCGCGTATCAAGAATATCCCGCGAAATAACTACGCTGCTTACGCGACAGCTTCTCCCGTGGGACTCGTTCCTCTCTAGCTGCTTCCTTGCCCTTTGATCTACGAACCGTCCCACGGAATCGCTCACGTGACTTCGAGTTTAAGAGCAGTTTGCGGGTCTCGAGGTACACCTCCCAGAGCGGATTAGCGCGGACTGAAAAAATAGACAATTCCGTTATCCGTGTAACGAGGTGTGTCTAGGAGTTTCCGTCTAGGAGTATATTCCCGGGTCAACGCCGCAGCCTCGGCGATTGGACAATCCTGCGGGAGGATCTTCACGAGTTAGCGGAGTATCTGCCGCCTCTTCGAGTCTCAGATTGATAAGAGCCGAATCGGATTAGCGTGGCGTCTGTGTGTACTTGgctatgtgtgtatgtgtgtttgttctctctctctctctctctctgtctctcggaACTTTGCGCGACGACGCCAACAATTTCTCGGCGAAATCGGCGCAAGCGGCTGCGAGGCGGCAGGTGTTGCTCGGAAGTGAAGATGATGAAAGATGACGGGCCGTCGCCCCGGGTGAGGATCTCTCTGACTGGTGCCTTCCATCGACCCCGTCAGTTCGAGCATGAAATTACCGGGCCGACTGAGGCGCGAGTGGTTGCTTGCGCGGGGATGCCGCGGGATGGGTAAACGAGATACGGGGGTTGGAGTCTGCGTGGAGCGTGATGGGTAGCGAGGACGGGAGGGAAAGGTGGAGGAAACGTCGGATGGAACAGTCGTACGGGCGCGAAAGACGGGGTGAGGAAGACGGGAAAAGTCCCCGTGTGCGAGACGGAGAAGAGGCAGGTGAAGAGTGACAGAGAGATGGTACCGAATGAGTAACATCCCGAAATTCCAGCGCTTCGAAGAACGTCAGGTGTGAAGAGGTTTTCGCATCGTTCTACGGAATCGCCCACGTGACTTTGTGCTCAAGAGCATTTCGCAGAGATCAAGACATATTTCCTGGAACGTTAGTTTAATTAATGCTGCTATAAACGAATGGATTCCTTTTATACAATGAGTATGTTGTaacattatgaaaaaaataatttaatgcttGTCGTTCGttacatattaaattgttaagcATTAACAAAAACTTAAATGGCTGAATCAATTGGCTAACGAGACTAAGCCGTGATAAATTAGGAAGAAGGGGggaacgagaagagagagaaagaaggagataGGCAAAATAACGGGTAGAGAGAGAATATCTGCGAAATCAATTAATGTCATTCCAGTCTGCAGTCACTATCCTGATGTATGTTGACTCCGTGATGTATGTTGCTCCGCTTCGGTAACACAACAATCCGTTATTCGAGCCAGGTTGCAACCTCTTCGCGTTCGCCTTCAAGCCTCCCTCTTCCTCTGTCTGTCTTTCTAGCTGTACCGCGCCTGTTTCTATCTCCGTCGTTTCGCCGCCTCAAAATACCATTGCATCACGAGCGAGCAATTTGTCACGAATAGCGCTTATTAGGCAATTCCACGGCATCGACGCGTCTACGATGCCGTGAATTTCATTAGGATCGAGCAGCCGGGATCGGTATTAGGCGCCGTTCGTCTCGTTACATCAGCATTTCCGGTTGGTATGCGGCGAATCTCCGTTACCCGGCCAGGAGATCGTTTAATCCTGAAGCAATCGCTCATAATTAATCTGCGCCATGTGTCGCCTTCTTAACGAGCAGACAATGGCGCGCTGGGAGGCTCTCTCGGCGCCAGCTAAAACGTTAATCTCCGTTTCTTCGATGGAGGACGACAAGGACTCCTCTCGCTCAATAGTTGTCCACGAACACAGAGGTAAGCCAGATTATCACCTAGTTGCCTAGCAGCGTCATCAGAAAAATAAGCAGGACAAAAGGCCATAAAAAGGGTATAAAACAAGTTACAGGAAAGATCATCGAGATTTGACTActgaattgtaattttatttattcatctcAATTCACCAATCCATTGCTTCTTCCTGCATCGCAATCGCAGACCTAGTATTAAATTCTCGTGACCGAATTTTTGAACGTGCGCGAAAAAGAGATCGGGGGATTCCTTTCCAGTCACATTCGTGGAGTTATGGCGGTGCGGTATGTCGGCGACACGGATGTTGCTGAATCTCGACGGAAACATTGCGCGATTCCGCAACCACCCCTATGCGTCTCGGCAGCGCTTCCTGTGTGTGATCTGCGATAAAGTCGCAAACTTAAACACGCGCCGTATCCGGCGAGGCGCACGAGCGACCTGGTCCGACCTGGCCTGGCCCGGTTTATGATGCCGCGCGATTCCGCGGGGCGGTAGGTGGGGCCCGGGGATTTTATTTCGTACTGCCGTCTCGTAACAGCTTGCACAAAACTGTCGGTGATATACGAGCACGAGCGCGGCTACCTGGAACGGGGCCATCCGCATTAAAAATACGCGGCCGCTCGCCGCGCGCCGAAATTGATGGACGAGCGCGCGCTAcctgtaattataattataaatcactGGGGGTAcatgagagaggaagagagagagaaagagagagaaaaaagacgAGCTATACCACATTGCACGGTGGCTTGTGCACGTCGCTCGTACTCGCGCGACGCCGCCGAAATTTATTCGCCGAAGGGCAATTAGGAATTTGAATATGCAGCCGCGGTTTTTATGCATCGTTATACGGAAGGACCGAGAGGCGTGGCGTGACGTTTTCGGTGGAAACTCGTATTTTCTTCGCATTTTCTCGTGCGGTTGAGAATTATTAGTGGCTATGAACTAAAATGATGGTATCTCGGTGGAAACACCTTTCTGATTTACGGGAAGGAGGCACCGCTCAGGAGAGTTgcaattaatgatttattgagaattttcattattctgatttataataattacaagtaTGAGTAATCGCGACGAGACGCCATTttataaagagaaaatgtaatttaagaGTGCAACGCGCGTAtagttgtatttattattttatatcgctattaatattaattatattatgttattatatctaatatacaaaaattcgTAGCCTCTACTTGTGCCAGTTATCGTATCTAGtaatttaaaagagaaaagagaaacattatataatataaactttatgaatattttatctcgGACTTCTTTATACTTATCAATTATGTTAAGTTTTACTTGTTATTTAGTAACCTGTACACTGCAGTCAAGCTAACGTGTAAAATTGGTAAACGATCATGAGTATTACAATTCtgcaaatttttaaacaaaaagtgTTATGATTCTGCAAATTAATCAAGTTTGGCTGGATGAAATCTAACATTTCCCTCCACATAATGGTTCCCCTCCAGGAGGAGTGTTTGTTGTTATTGCCAAGGATGTATATAGAGtgattcgcgcgcgatttcgccTAAGATCGTCCCGTTATGTCTCCCGCGGGAATGATGAGGGGGTCAAGTTGGCGAGTAGTTTAGGGATCTCGTCATCGTCAGCTGGTACCGCAATAATCGTTGCGATTCGGATTCGACGAGCGCTCCGTTCAAAGCCCTCCACGAGAGTACAGTTTCTCCGGAGTTTCAGATCATTCATGGTTCTTGGGCGAAAAGGCTACTTCATACACTTCCGCCGTCAGCTGGCACGGTGATAATCGTAATTCGCGAAGAAGCCATGAACGTATGTGCAGTCGCTCTGACACGAACTTTGCGAACGTTCGGTTTCGTCACGTCCAGGAGCGGTTACATTAGAAATGTCGCTTGCATGACACTTGCAGCGTCGTAAATGCAAGCGCAATTGTGGaagcaatttttaaatgtgcCAGAGAGCAttactgaaaaatttaatgcatgattttttatctttttcgataatttttacttttttttatctttttcggTAATTTTTACTTTCAGAAGTGAAAGAAACGTAGTTGAGATAATTCACGCCTTTGCGAGAAACGCGCACACACGTATCACAGCAATGAAGGAAAATCGTTTGAGCTACTCCACGCCACCTTAAAACGATTCTCTGCCCCCGCAGTTCATCGTTGCGTCCTCGCGGTTATCGCTTCCGGATCCCCGGTCGGATCTGCAGCTTCCGTGGAAGCGCAGATGGGCATCGGGAAAGCCCCGGGGGAGAGAACGTCCGCGCTTCCCTCCTAATTTGGCgctttcaataaatttaacaaGCTCGTCACGGAGGTAGGAAGGGCCTGTATGTCCGGGCACGGTGCCAGGCTGTTGGTGCGCTCGCACAGCCGCGACACCATTACCGTCCCGTATCCCCGGATGGACCAGGGTGTCCCCCGGGGGACGCCTGGGACACGCCGGGTCGTCGACGACGTCCACTTGGTAATACGGTTCCTCTTCCTTCCGTTCTGCcacttctcttcctctctacTCCGGTTTTCCCGGCCGATTGTAGCCAGACACTCGCCGACTGGCATCGTTAGGACGTTCTCACCGACGTGCGTTCGTCTCCCCGCGCGTCCCGTGGCCGTCACCTCCGGAAAAATTCATCCCCCGTGGTCCCGACGCAGATGCGCGTCCACCGAATAGAAAACACGTCGATTACTGTCGTCGGGACGACGGAACTGCACGCGCGTCCGTCCATTCCCGCGAGAGGTCCTTTTCCGATGCAAAGCAAGGCGGACGGTCCGTCCAGTCTGCTAGCACTCGGTCCTTCGGACCTGCGTTCGTTACCCGTCTATCGCCGGTTCCCTTTGCGATGGATGGAAATGAACGACCCGGGCCAATAACATGCTAAGTCACACGCTGGGAAGCCCGGGTCTCTCGGTTTACGTCCGTTTACGGCTTCGATTATGTTCCATTCCAGAAACCCTTGTCTTTGTTCGAAGCGACGCATCAAGCAGTGAGCCGAGTGGATGTCGAGAGAAGATGTCGGTGTTGCGGATGGTCGCGCGTATGCAACAGCAATTTGGATGTACATATCATTGCCAGACGTCTAAATGTACGGCATTAACAGCAAGTTTGTAATTTAAGCTGTTTATAGTTTGCCAATTtaaaatgaatgtaaaatGGAGAATCGTGGTTTCGCGCTGCAAGCTATCGATAGACTAACATtcttataatgtatatataatatcaacaAACGTGCCAGACATTATATTACCTTTTTCTTGACTAAATTGCCTTTCTCAATCGCGATGTTCTACTTTCTACTTTGCGATATCTCGGCATTAGTTTACCGTAATCTGCTGATAGCGATTACATGATTGCGATTCGGGAGATTAAAGTGGGATAATACTAAGAGTTTGTAAAGAAAGGATATCGTTTCAAGATAAAGAACATAGATATCTGAATCCTCAGCTCCTGAAACTTCGACGAGCGTTGTATTTTCCGTAATACCGGATTAATTGCTCGGATCGAATTATTCGATTACTGAGCGGTAACTTTGAATGGAAATGCAACGGAAAAATCGGATtaaagacagaaagaaacaaatatagaAGAGCTCTGTTTGCTGATCGGGATACATGAATGGGTATCAATGTGCAGTCGAAATGAACTTTTAGCATTACCAATAAAAGTACCCGGTTTGACAGACCACGAACTGCTCGCCatttaaaattcaaaggcTACCGGAAGTCGTGTTCGCGATGTTTTAGTGGAAGTTCTCGAAACTCACTATACGTATGTTAGGTCTTTCTCAGCGTCGTCTTTCTACCTTCAGATGATGACGGCTACGACGGTGATTCAGCCCAGCTTTCGCGCTTCTTTCTCCCTATTCTCGTATTCTTTCAGGGTTTGCTCGCGCGGATGTCTCGTGGAAGGCAAATTGTTCGATAACTTTTGTCCCGGTCATGCGTACGTCGGTACCCTGAAACTTTCCCAAAGCGGTGCCAGAGTTACGGAACACCGTCTCTGAACCAGACAGCTGCTGTTGCATACATAGAGCGTTTGTTGTAAAGCACAACTAAAATGTGATTgcgtgatatatttatttattcattaacaGTATTTATTAACActtatctttataaaaaaaaataaaattaataataaattactagacactattaattaattctgtgccttaattataatatttttttactgttatctaatattattataataccattatatatatattattctggtaattcaatttaatacaatattttgtgatcagaaattaaaaataggatCAAGAAATCTTGTTATTTTCGATGACAATTATTGCACTTCTACACTGGGTGGTTGAACAATTGTTGTTTATGAGAGTCAAACTGTTTtgctttaaattttatatcacggATATAGTTTGATCTGGCATTTGTACATCATCATATGTTACGTATTCTGCCAAGATCGTATCAGTTTGCTGCGTTTTCTGTCTTTTTTTGCTAAAATCAAATTCAAGATTACAGCATAATCTGtgattaattttaaacttaattgaagtttttcttgttttatgtTATTGTTGAAACCACATATGCTGTTgacttatattaatattaataataataatctttattttctataacaTAAGATAAAAGACGTACCTTTGGTAGAAATAAAAAGCTGCACCTGGTACaacgaaaattaatattataaatatgagcCATTTTTTATGTTCCGTTGATGACTCCGTAGCattaaaaatcgatattttaagCATGTTAGGCTTGTTATGCACATTTTGGTTATGTTCGGTTATGATAAccgttatttcataaaattcctTAGATCGCAATGGACAGTTCTTGGCATTGCCATAAGATAGATTGTTGCCAACTATGAATGGTTTGCCTGCGAGCTCTAGAGTCTGTCACAATTGCAAACAGACATCGAAGATAATTAGTTTCATAGTTACACAAAGTCATTCAGTTAGATATTTATGTTTATCCTGTTTTTACACTTTTCACGAACATAttgtgattaataattatatgcataCCGGGAGTTCAGCGGCTTGCCAAGCAACATCGTTCGCATCTATGCCTACATACGCTTGTAGATCCTCTGGTATTTTTGAGTGTGTTTCGCAAGATTTGGTCTCTTGGGGTCCTTTCACTATGATATGCATCATGCTGTTCTGTGTATTGTTCAGAACAGGTGGTATATTCAACGAGATTGTGTAAATGGAGTCATACAGCATATATTCTAGATGACCATTGAATGTTAAAGTTGAAGGCGTTTTAAATGTCTTATACATTGTCTCGCTGAATTTGTTCGCGTATGTCACAGCTTGAATGGAGACGATATATCGCGTTGATGGAAACAAGTATAGCCGCTTGCTATAATAGCGCGTATAATTCGTCACCGAAAGCTTGACAGTAGTAGGCAAACCGCGAGTTTTCAAAAGATCATCTTCTTCGCAAAGCTTTTGGAAATTTGTGGAAGTCAAGTATATCTGGATGTAAAAATACTTCAGATGGTTACCCGTTTTCCAAGGGTGATACCATTGTAGATCCACGACGCTATTGTTAAGAACTGTAATGCTGAAATTGCTAGGTTTGTCTGGAACTGAAAGATAATTTGTTCATAATCCATACTAAAACAGAgcaatgattaatttaatttacaatttatggCACAAATTGAAGAGGTTCCGAAAAAAATGATTACATCTAATGTAAGTTTAATAATGACTGTAGAGATGATATTTTATCAGCATCTTGTGgataacgtaacgtaacataAAATGTTCGTAACAAGGATATGTTTGATGCAGCAGAaaagattttacaaaatataataaaatgcaataaatacataaaaatttgtaatgcaATTAATCGTCGTAAAGCGATTAACTTGTAATCTCAAGTGAAGTCATACTTGCAAGCATTGTCTTATCAAGCATTGTCTTAGATACTTCAAATGGAACGCCTGGTTCGGGAACACCCATGTTATACGCGACAAcctgtaatatataatacatttgttatatactactactattatattatgcaaattatattatttaaatttagtttCTCTATCTATTAGACCACGTAGATTCATTTTGTAGAAACATTGAGAATTTCCATACTTCAATTGTCTGATTATCGTAATATGTTTGAATAGATCCGCAAATGTAATTGTCCCACAAGGTGCACATCGCGTTTAACTGAACGTCAGTATTGGCACACTTGGTTGCATTGCATGATCGGATGCGATAAGTACGCAATGTTCCGTTGAGAGGTGGAAGTGGACTTTGCCATCTCAAGTGAACAACAGGGGGCTTTTGACGATTGTCAATTTCGTAAACCTCCAACTTGGTTACCCTGGGTGGAACTGTCGTTTCCATTACATTGTAGTTGCAAAGAAgaaatatactatatataatatataatagtagtATATAACTTATGATACCAATTTTTACCTCCAGGCGAAGTTTCAAATCCATATGCTTGATAAATAGAAGGGATAGACGTATATTTTATCGCATATCTTATTACATAAAGTTTTGCTACGTATTGTTCGGCACCGTATAATGGAATATCATTCAAGGATAAATAGTAGTTTGACGTATTTTTCACTGTGTAAAAGTCTTTAACTACGTCACTAATTCCGCGTATTTCTATCCTGGCATTTAATGGTCCCATAATTGTTTTGCAGTCTTTAGGCGGTTTCCATGTCATATTCCATCCCTGCACGTTTATGCGACTAAATACTTCCGTTACTGTAACTATATAAAATCGTTgattgttattaattgttcTGAAGAATTGACTTTACTGGaatgtatacatatgcattattatatttgcatataataaaattaggtCACATACAGCATTAGTGACAACTATGATAAATAATGGTAATATACCAGATGTTTTTGTCTCAAACGTTATTTTTGCAGGCGCGCTGCTATATCCTGAATTGTAAGCTACGATTTCTACGCCATACTTTGTATATGGATGTAATTTCTGAATTGTAATTCTTGTACTGTTTGTCCAGTGCTTAGTGCTGGGATTATTCAAAGCGAAAGAGTTTTCACAACCAAAGTATTCTCGAACCTGCAATTGacagaaaatatttacataagaaACCAATTTTACATTAGAACGGAAAGAGTTTAGTAGTATAATAGATATTGTTGAAATACTGTATCGATTTtaactaaaaattaaataaaatatagaatataataaattggcTTTACC encodes the following:
- the LOC105284590 gene encoding uncharacterized protein LOC105284590, encoding MFLPLADTFLHTTVENTTLTSPIFQFDNGTICIQLLIGLCAECDINIVLFNAIRDKELKKLTVKGSLKAAIHGLPTWQFVTIEHLTKYDNAIMELTPKLNSKSSNPLWAVANVRQCPKTGSLRKSIMLSKHNLTRVWPNVTCQKLFYDNRIVVSSIWDAKLNMKLDDAECPEGRIGPRCLEFCKRDDEGNHVCKASAICFKDGCTCPAGYVGAHCTKPCEKNTYGHDCKKACGSCMTKQTKQEQSTSLCNIVNGTCNYGCNINPEKLYIPPLCQMSINKPRVPIISLLSARSILLKHPMIWKDKYEGSLSYSFRIRGRDGISNNYNWKPIFQNTTNLLEYCGNLDPGTIYHIAFALRFCQHSMLCNVTESEWQTTETNCRPSDGFLLKIEKLRLTINTKPNASQDLCPPNWYRLIVQNTNTDKEILNTSLHKFPYEVSSLPITTITVIILHKNQKIFSETISTSEEVPSEISNIKILSVSNTNVILTWTAPNQPRNKILRYSIMLQVREYFGCENSFALNNPSTKHWTNSTRITIQKLHPYTKYGVEIVAYNSGYSSAPAKITFETKTSVTVTEVFSRINVQGWNMTWKPPKDCKTIMGPLNARIEIRGISDVVKDFYTVKNTSNYYLSLNDIPLYGAEQYVAKLYVIRYAIKYTSIPSIYQAYGFETSPGVPPRVTKLEVYEIDNRQKPPVVHLRWQSPLPPLNGTLRTYRIRSCNATKCANTDVQLNAMCTLWDNYICGSIQTYYDNQTIEVVAYNMGVPEPGVPFEVSKTMLDKTMLAIPDKPSNFSITVLNNSVVDLQWYHPWKTGNHLKYFYIQIYLTSTNFQKLCEEDDLLKTRGLPTTVKLSVTNYTRYYSKRLYLFPSTRYIVSIQAVTYANKFSETMYKTFKTPSTLTFNGHLEYMLYDSIYTISLNIPPVLNNTQNSMMHIIVKGPQETKSCETHSKIPEDLQAYVGIDANDVAWQAAELPTLELAGKPFIVGNNLSYGNAKNCPLRSKEFYEITVIITEHNQNVHNKPNMLKISIFNATESSTEHKKWLIFIILIFVVPGAAFYFYQSKKRQKTQQTDTILAEYVTYDDVQMPDQTISVI